One part of the Ornithodoros turicata isolate Travis chromosome 2, ASM3712646v1, whole genome shotgun sequence genome encodes these proteins:
- the LOC135384794 gene encoding uncharacterized protein LOC135384794: MAAFRQGRSIDNVIDVVSSVQQAQSEGHLTVAAFLDVIKAYDSVLHSAVVATLQESGVGSRMVSWVRDFLSGRTLFVCTASGDTPAFPVTRGVQQGALNTIASYLADRGLRVSTCKTVAMAFTRWPFTSYPLHVAGTPLQFVTHCKYLGVIIDRQLSSSKHIKNLSIKTSRSVNVLRRISGASWGPTCRVLRQIHRSLVLGFLRYSIPVLHGLRTTHERELLSIQSRSLRACLGLPKTTETHSVLAEAREPLVTTLRDRETLRIYTRLMTRHPIHYLRTIDHDSPASAFGSLKAFLGGRHFSCDDEVKNAVRSWLLRAGKDFYAAGIQALVKRWEKYISGAGDYVEK; the protein is encoded by the exons ATGGCAGCGTTCAGACAAGGGAGGTCTATCGACAACGTGATCGACGTTGTATCCAGTGTCCAACAAGCACAGTCGGAAGGACATCTTACTGTTGCCGCCTTTTTGGATGTCATAAAGGCGTATGATAGCGTTCTGCACAGTGCAGTTGTTGCTACCCTGCAAGAGTCGGGTGTGGGATCTCGCATGGTTTCTTGGGTCCGTGACTTCCTGTCCGGTCGGACGCTGTTCGTGTGCACTGCATCAGGAGATACGCCAGCTTTCCCTGTCACCCGTGGAGTGCAACAAG GCGCTCTCAACACCATCGCGTCTTACCTGGCTGACAGAGGACTCCGTGTGTCCACTTGCAAGACGGTCGCCATGGCATTTACTCGGTGGCCCTTCACCAGCTACCCTCTCCATGTTGCCGGAACCCCGCTTCAATTTGTGACGCactgcaagtaccttggcgtgatCATTGACAGACAGCTCTCGTCGTCTAAGCACATAAAGAACCTCTCCATCAAGACAAGCAGATCAGTGAACGTCCTACGGCGCATCTCCGGAGCTTCTTGGGGTCCCACCTGTCGCGTCCTTCGCCAAATTCACAGATCCCTCGTGCTCGGGTTCCTGCGGTACAGCATCCCAGTGCTGCATGGCCTGCGCACGACTCACGAGCGGGAACTCCTGAGCATCCAGTCCCGCAGCCTTCGCGCATGCCTGGGCTTACCCAAGACCACGGAAACTCATTCGGTACTTGCCGAGGCAAGGGAACCACTTGTTACCACCCTGCGAGATAGAGAGACCCTCCGCATTTACACGCGGCTAATGACTCGGCACCCTATCCACTACCTCAGGACCATCGACCACGACAGCCCCGCGTCTGCCTTTG GGTCgttgaaggcgttccttggtggccgccacttcagctgcgacgacgaggtcaagaatgcggtccgatcatggctgctacgcgccggtaaggatttctacgctgctggcatccaagccctcgtgaaacgctgggagaAGTACATTAGTggagctggagattacgttgaaaaatga